A genome region from Yoonia vestfoldensis includes the following:
- a CDS encoding S8 family peptidase, with product MKKALCLVPILVLAACNPDTPSTDNPWGVTRVPPVSRPSDVIGPTTGDNAFPWNRYFVTEFDQAALGRIRALPGYVANRFSFNLSVRDHPVYGGFGAVVTSNPLAAARLDYALSTGLTGAGQVVSMIDSSLRLSHDQFAGKTIYSSGQPPPAGEFHGTAVASVMVGTGQNGGTLGFAPGADLHQGYLNYNAPVNWHTLGQYMRDAASIGAIASNNSWGLRDATLRNTDVGNFVRNTQPYVDGLRSFAADGVIVFALQNDYAADSASLMAGLPLGAPELESSWISVINAIPTFDDNGITSAVRISTACLETGRFCMAANGQIKVATESSDSGYAIGVGASFAAPQVAGSIALLAEAFPDLTATQLRNRLLVTADNGFFDHDDVVTFAPGIVHGYNAEFGHGFLDLRAALLPIGQAVVPLADGGSVDLGNAVIIAGSAVGDSLAQALAAVDIVTTDQMAGHFMVSGAVLAAPARRSDPAGLALIAGLRGDMGAGRRAFYAAIRDGTGLVADGAGWHAPSGADLLGAEAVALTAPGDDFGAAVLIGDALAGVALRQSFDLGQAQAQVGVMTLQTDGSILGIAASQDAGDISAVTHALHLDVATKLAAGAALRLSAEIGMAEGQGAGVLGDVSTLVYDRIGLSVARADLATKGDVLSIFARQPIAITQGSARLDLPVQMSGNAIGYASHDIGLAPTARQRDLGFEYRAPLSRSGDLRIGMMHSRNEGNVTGQSVLSGFVGVQFRH from the coding sequence ATGAAAAAAGCACTTTGCCTTGTGCCGATACTGGTGCTTGCCGCCTGCAATCCAGATACGCCGTCCACCGATAATCCCTGGGGTGTGACGCGGGTGCCGCCTGTCAGTCGCCCGTCCGATGTCATTGGTCCGACCACGGGGGATAATGCCTTTCCATGGAATCGCTATTTCGTGACTGAATTCGATCAGGCGGCGCTGGGCCGTATCCGTGCGCTGCCCGGCTATGTTGCGAATAGGTTCAGTTTCAACCTCAGCGTCAGGGATCATCCTGTCTATGGTGGGTTCGGCGCGGTGGTGACGAGCAATCCGCTTGCTGCGGCGCGGCTTGATTATGCGCTATCCACGGGGCTGACCGGGGCAGGGCAGGTCGTGTCGATGATCGACAGCAGCCTGCGTTTGTCGCATGACCAATTCGCGGGCAAGACAATCTATAGTTCCGGCCAGCCCCCGCCAGCGGGCGAGTTTCACGGCACGGCGGTTGCTTCTGTCATGGTGGGCACCGGGCAGAACGGCGGCACGCTGGGTTTTGCGCCGGGGGCGGATCTGCATCAGGGCTATCTGAATTACAACGCGCCGGTGAATTGGCATACGCTGGGCCAATATATGCGCGATGCGGCAAGTATCGGCGCGATTGCCTCTAACAATTCTTGGGGGCTCAGGGATGCGACCCTGCGCAATACCGATGTCGGGAATTTTGTGCGCAATACGCAGCCCTATGTCGACGGGCTGCGCAGCTTTGCCGCTGATGGCGTCATCGTCTTTGCCTTGCAAAACGATTATGCGGCCGATAGCGCCAGCCTGATGGCGGGCCTGCCGCTGGGCGCCCCCGAGCTCGAGTCCAGCTGGATCTCTGTTATCAATGCCATCCCGACCTTTGATGACAATGGCATCACCAGTGCCGTGCGCATTTCGACAGCCTGCCTTGAAACCGGGCGGTTCTGCATGGCGGCGAATGGCCAGATCAAAGTCGCGACCGAAAGCAGTGACAGCGGCTATGCGATTGGCGTCGGCGCCTCCTTTGCCGCGCCGCAGGTTGCGGGGTCCATCGCGCTTTTGGCCGAGGCATTTCCCGACCTGACCGCCACCCAATTGCGCAACAGGCTGTTGGTGACAGCCGATAACGGGTTCTTTGATCATGATGATGTGGTCACTTTCGCGCCCGGGATCGTGCATGGCTATAATGCGGAATTCGGGCATGGGTTTCTTGACCTGCGGGCCGCCTTGCTGCCGATTGGGCAGGCGGTGGTGCCATTGGCGGATGGTGGCAGTGTCGATCTGGGCAATGCCGTGATCATCGCCGGATCAGCCGTTGGTGACAGCCTCGCGCAGGCCCTGGCGGCTGTGGATATCGTGACGACAGACCAGATGGCCGGGCATTTCATGGTTTCTGGCGCGGTTCTTGCGGCACCGGCGCGCCGCAGCGATCCGGCCGGGCTGGCGCTGATCGCAGGGCTGCGCGGTGACATGGGCGCGGGTCGTCGGGCCTTTTATGCCGCGATCCGGGACGGGACGGGATTGGTGGCCGACGGGGCCGGCTGGCACGCGCCAAGCGGTGCCGATTTGCTGGGGGCCGAGGCGGTGGCGCTGACCGCCCCCGGTGACGATTTTGGCGCGGCGGTGCTGATCGGGGATGCGCTAGCGGGGGTTGCGCTGCGCCAGAGCTTTGATCTGGGGCAGGCACAGGCGCAGGTCGGGGTGATGACGCTCCAGACTGACGGGTCGATCCTGGGCATCGCCGCCTCGCAGGATGCGGGCGATATCAGCGCTGTCACCCATGCGCTGCATCTGGATGTTGCCACAAAGCTTGCGGCGGGTGCCGCCCTGCGCCTGAGCGCCGAGATCGGCATGGCAGAGGGGCAGGGGGCGGGGGTTCTGGGCGATGTCAGCACGCTGGTCTATGACCGCATCGGCCTGTCGGTCGCGCGCGCCGATCTGGCCACCAAGGGCGATGTACTGTCCATTTTCGCGCGTCAGCCGATTGCGATCACCCAGGGCTCGGCAAGGCTGGATCTGCCGGTCCAGATGTCGGGCAATGCGATCGGCTATGCCAGCCATGATATCGGCCTTGCGCCCACGGCGCGGCAGCGCGACCTTGGCTTTGAATATCGCGCGCCGCTGTCCCGCTCTGGGGATCTGCGCATCGGCATGATGCACAGCCGCAACGAAGGCAATGTGACGGGTCAGAGCGTTCTGTCGGGCTTTGTCGGGGTGCAATTCCGGCACTGA
- a CDS encoding ion transporter, which translates to MRPIQLRLVQILEHTKDDDRIGRYCDLLIASMVLLNVTAVVLESFAAIYTTYGAWFHGFEIFSIAFFSIEYLLRLWAYGAVDPDSPARGRRDYAFSFYGVVDLLAVLPFYIQFLIPGLDLRILRILRLLRLLKLSHYSSAVEDLLQAIYDERRAFGAVGYILAIVIIASSALMYYVEGAAQPDKLSSIPAAMYWSVISLTTVGYGDVSPITPAGKVISMLTAFMGVATVALFTGIIASSFNKQLVRRKVIYEQELRKAFADGVITEDEEALLEALKTRFELTDELTSSLRERIRSETDRATPHPDTPPALPDKTR; encoded by the coding sequence ATGCGCCCCATACAGCTGCGGCTTGTGCAAATACTTGAACATACCAAAGACGATGATCGCATCGGCCGGTATTGTGATTTGCTGATCGCCAGCATGGTTCTTTTGAATGTCACGGCTGTTGTTCTGGAAAGCTTTGCCGCGATTTACACGACATATGGCGCGTGGTTTCACGGATTTGAAATCTTCAGCATTGCCTTCTTCAGCATCGAATATCTGCTGCGGCTTTGGGCCTATGGCGCGGTAGATCCGGATAGCCCCGCGCGGGGACGGCGTGATTATGCATTCAGCTTTTATGGCGTGGTCGATCTGCTGGCGGTGCTGCCGTTTTACATTCAGTTTCTGATACCCGGCCTTGATCTGCGGATCTTGCGCATTCTGCGTCTGTTACGGCTGCTGAAGCTTTCGCATTATTCCTCGGCGGTCGAGGATCTGTTGCAGGCCATCTATGACGAAAGACGCGCATTTGGGGCGGTGGGCTATATTCTGGCGATTGTCATCATCGCCAGCTCGGCGCTGATGTATTACGTCGAAGGCGCAGCACAGCCCGATAAATTGTCATCAATACCTGCCGCGATGTATTGGTCTGTCATTTCACTGACCACTGTCGGCTATGGCGATGTGTCGCCGATAACCCCCGCTGGCAAGGTGATTTCGATGCTGACCGCCTTCATGGGCGTTGCCACTGTCGCGCTTTTTACCGGGATCATTGCCAGTTCGTTCAACAAACAGCTGGTCCGTCGCAAAGTCATCTATGAACAAGAGCTGCGCAAAGCATTCGCAGATGGCGTCATCACAGAAGACGAAGAGGCGCTGCTGGAGGCTTTGAAAACACGCTTTGAATTGACTGATGAATTGACCTCTTCGCTGCGCGAAAGGATCAGATCGGAAACAGACCGCGCAACGCCCCATCCCGACACGCCCCCCGCCCTGCCTGACAAGACGCGCTGA